The proteins below are encoded in one region of Fervidicoccaceae archaeon:
- a CDS encoding class I SAM-dependent methyltransferase family protein: MVRTKLLKLLSSECGAADLISTSFDLVGDIIILRPLIPLRDPLSLEERLGEAAKCVAERLLARLPYVKSVHLASTPIEGEYRTRKLIYLAGERRTLTIYREHGCSFVVDVERTFVTPRLSFERRRVAELVRAGEVVVNMFAGTGLFSVLIAKLSRPKVVYSIDKSPLAYSLMVENVKLNSVEGVVVPLLGDCREIIRERLRGEADRVLMPLPSFSASFYEHAIEALREEGGIIHAYEFVKLRRGESKREAPLRAFERIREIVRHLNVELDYLGGRIVRSVGPRMLQVVVDFRARKPGGGSG, from the coding sequence ATGGTTAGGACTAAATTACTTAAATTATTATCGTCGGAATGCGGAGCCGCAGACCTCATCTCAACGTCATTCGATCTAGTAGGGGACATAATAATTCTCAGGCCGCTAATCCCTCTCAGAGATCCCCTCTCCTTAGAGGAGAGGCTCGGCGAAGCGGCAAAATGCGTTGCGGAGAGGCTCTTGGCCAGGCTCCCCTACGTCAAATCGGTCCACCTAGCGTCGACGCCTATTGAGGGTGAGTACAGGACGAGGAAGCTCATCTACTTGGCTGGAGAGAGAAGGACGCTCACGATCTACCGTGAGCACGGCTGCTCCTTCGTAGTAGACGTGGAGAGAACCTTCGTGACTCCGAGACTCAGCTTTGAACGTAGAAGGGTGGCCGAGCTAGTGCGAGCCGGCGAAGTAGTTGTGAATATGTTCGCCGGGACGGGGCTCTTCAGCGTGCTGATAGCTAAGCTCTCGAGACCAAAGGTCGTCTACTCTATCGATAAGAGTCCGCTGGCTTACTCCCTAATGGTGGAGAACGTCAAGCTCAACTCGGTCGAGGGAGTAGTCGTGCCGCTATTAGGCGACTGTAGGGAAATAATCAGAGAGAGATTGCGAGGAGAGGCCGACCGCGTCTTAATGCCTCTCCCGAGCTTTTCTGCGAGTTTTTACGAGCATGCCATCGAGGCTCTACGAGAAGAAGGAGGGATAATACATGCATACGAGTTTGTCAAACTGAGACGCGGCGAGAGTAAGCGAGAGGCCCCTCTCAGGGCCTTCGAGAGAATACGTGAGATAGTGAGGCACTTAAACGTTGAATTGGACTATTTGGGCGGTCGAATTGTTAGGAGCGTAGGTCCTAGAATGCTCCAGGTAGTCGTAGATTTTCGAGCACGGAAGCCCGGAGGAGGCTCGGGCTAG
- a CDS encoding CDP-alcohol phosphatidyltransferase family protein, which translates to MISGDAQRTRLRPDSIVSWAPDILTLSTGPLAVIALIFAMEGKTELACRLVMVCLSVDALDGYLARRLGTTSERGELLDRVFDRLHQIVTPSVIYYTFLHDALATMYAASIITISYWRLVRRVPSREYFAGLPLNVHTILMIASIYSGCPMDPAILLLLALLSASPLKYYRRRRTSRMRDGGSLWFARFAVPLAIASFPRPLETLGPLFLLLEFAALAYAALGWLPFAMEGRGSLIARVLHRGS; encoded by the coding sequence GTGATTAGTGGCGACGCTCAGAGGACCCGACTTCGGCCCGACTCAATAGTCTCTTGGGCGCCCGATATCCTCACGCTTTCGACAGGCCCCCTAGCCGTCATCGCGCTGATCTTTGCCATGGAGGGGAAAACGGAGCTAGCGTGTCGACTCGTGATGGTCTGCTTATCTGTAGATGCCCTAGACGGCTATCTCGCCAGGAGGCTGGGAACTACCAGCGAACGTGGCGAGCTGCTTGATCGCGTATTCGATAGATTACACCAAATCGTGACCCCTTCCGTGATCTATTACACGTTTCTCCACGACGCGCTCGCGACGATGTATGCCGCTTCGATAATTACAATTTCATATTGGAGATTAGTGCGCAGAGTACCCTCGCGCGAGTACTTCGCCGGCCTACCTTTGAATGTGCACACGATCTTAATGATAGCGAGCATCTACTCCGGGTGCCCAATGGATCCGGCTATTCTCCTTCTCCTAGCGCTTCTCAGCGCGTCTCCGTTGAAGTATTACAGGAGGAGGAGAACATCACGTATGCGCGATGGGGGGAGCCTCTGGTTCGCCAGATTCGCGGTCCCGCTAGCCATAGCGTCTTTCCCTCGTCCTTTGGAGACGCTGGGCCCGCTCTTTCTGCTTCTCGAATTCGCAGCTCTCGCGTACGCGGCGCTTGGCTGGCTCCCATTCGCTATGGAGGGGAGGGGCTCGCTAATTGCTCGCGTTCTCCACAGGGGCTCCTAG
- the speD gene encoding adenosylmethionine decarboxylase — MEGARTAARTVTGRALETQHRAPRVYGKHVYGSAYNCDVKKLMDSVFLENVVREAVKIGNMRLLDVKAWKIGLGASVVAIILESHISVHTWPEHAFATIDVYSCGAHTRPEHAFDYIVSMLEPEYVERNIVERTLV, encoded by the coding sequence GTGGAGGGAGCCCGCACTGCGGCGAGGACTGTGACAGGAAGGGCTCTCGAGACGCAACACAGAGCGCCGAGGGTTTACGGTAAGCACGTTTACGGGAGCGCCTACAATTGCGACGTCAAAAAGCTCATGGACAGCGTCTTCTTAGAGAACGTAGTGCGTGAGGCTGTGAAGATAGGCAATATGAGGCTCCTCGACGTGAAAGCGTGGAAGATAGGGCTAGGCGCCTCTGTAGTGGCGATAATACTAGAAAGCCACATCTCGGTCCACACCTGGCCGGAGCACGCTTTCGCGACCATCGACGTCTACAGCTGTGGCGCGCACACGAGACCCGAGCACGCATTCGACTACATAGTCAGCATGTTAGAGCCGGAATACGTCGAGCGTAACATCGTTGAGCGAACTCTAGTATAG